One stretch of Pelmatolapia mariae isolate MD_Pm_ZW linkage group LG3_W, Pm_UMD_F_2, whole genome shotgun sequence DNA includes these proteins:
- the mettl3 gene encoding N6-adenosine-methyltransferase subunit METTL3: MSDTWSNIQAHKKQLDSLRERLQRRRKDPAQLSADGGGSTDGSTVRSDSPAPAVPSTSQEETEKPPDPELEKRLLGYLSDLSLTLPTDSLSITNELNSSETAVSHGCIQSLLLKFSAQELIEVREPTLAPTSSSSTTSSSTSTPTVVVAVDHTKLWAMIGSVAGAQRTGVKRKAEDQMHSKRAAGFSPSLQSSASPPHSSTTSLTPASSSEPGPSASGSGTEKKGRSSKSQSSHLDMEIESLLNQQSTKEQQSKKLSREILELLNASTAKEQSIVEKFRSRGRAQVQEFCDHGTKEECVRAGDTPQPCTKLHFRRIINKHTDESLGDCSFLNTCFHMDTCKYVHYEIDSPPETEGNLLGPQAGTTELGLHAGDTDSNVGKLFPSQWICCDIRYLDVSILGKFAVVMADPPWDIHMELPYGTLTDDEMRKLNIPILQDDGFLFLWVTGRAMELGRECLSLWGYERVDEIIWVKTNQLQRIIRTGRTGHWLNHGKEHCLVGVKGNPQGFNRGLDCDVIVAEVRSTSHKPDEIYGMIERLSPGTRKIELFGRPHNVQPNWITLGNQLDGIHLLDPEVVARFKKRYPDGVISKPKNIQSS, encoded by the exons ATGGTGGCGGCAGCACAGACGGCTCCACAGTCAGGAGTGACAGCCCTGCCCCGGCAGTTCCGTCCACCTCACAGGAGGAAACAGAAAAACCACCAGACCCCGAACTGGAGAAGAGGCTGCTGGGATATCTGTCTGATCTGAGTCTCACACTGCCGACAGACTCCCTTTCCATCACAAATGAACTCAACAGT TCAGAAACAGCCGTTAGTCACGGCTGCATCCAGAGCCTGCTGCTTAAATTCTCTGCTCAGGAGCTCATCGAAGTCCGAGAGCCCACCTTGGCtcctacttcttcttcttctacaacTTCCTCCTCCACGTCGACCCCCACAGTGGTCGTAGCTGTGGACCACACAAAACTTTGGGCTATGATTGGATCTGTAGCTGGAGCCCAGAGAACTGGAGTcaagagaaaagcagaagaccAAATGCACAGCAAAAGGGCTGCAGGCTTCTCGCCCTCGCTTCAGAGCTctgcttctcctcctcactcGTCAACCACATCGCTGACGCCGGCCTCCTCCTCAGAGCCGGGGCCTTCGGCGTCAGGGAGCGGGACGGAGAAGAAGGGCAGGAGCAGTAAAAGCCAGTCGTCTCATTTGGACATGGAGATCGAAAGCCTCCTGAACCAACAGTCCACCAAggagcagcagagcaagaag TTAAGCCGAGAGATTCTGGAGCTGCTGAACGCCAGCACAGCCAAGGAGCAGTCCATCGTGGAAAAGTTCAGATCCCGCGGCCGAGCTCAGGTCCAAGAGTTCTGCGATCACGGGACCAAAGAAGAATGTGTTCGTGCTGGAGACACGCCTCAGCCATGCACCAAGTTACACTTTCG TCGCATCATCAACAAGCACACAGACGAGAGCCTCGGCGACTGCTCCTTCCTCAACACCTGTTTCCACATGGACACCTGTAAGTACGTCCACTATGAGATCGACAGCCCCCCGGAGACCGAGGGGAACCTGCTGGGGCCCCAGGCGGGGACCACAGAGCTTGGTCTCCACGCAGGGGACACCGACAGCAATGTGGGCAAACTCTTCCCCTcacag TGGATCTGCTGTGATATCCGCTACCTGGACGTGTCCATCCTGGGTAAGTTTGCCGTAGTGATGGCTGACCCTCCATGGGACATCCACATGGAGCTGCCCTACGGTACTCTGACCGATGACGAGATGAGAAAACTGAACATCCCCATCCTGCAGGATGACggcttcctcttcctctgggTCACTGGCAG GGCTATGGAGCTGGGCAGAGAGTGTCTCAGCCTCTGGGG TTATGAGCGTGTGGATGAAATCATTTGGGTGAAAACCAACCAGCTCCAGAGAATCATCCGCACCGGCAGGACGGGTCATTGGCTGAACCACGGGAAGGAGCACTGCCTG GTTGGTGTAAAAGGAAACCCGCAGGGGTTCAACAGGGGTTTGGACTGTGATGTCATCGTGGCAGAG GTCCGCTCCACGAGTCACAAGCCAGACGAGATCTATGGCATGATAGAAAGACTCTCACCCGGCACCAGGAAGATTGAGCTCTTTGGTCGACCCCACAATGTCCAGCCTAACTG GATAACTCTAGGGAACCAGCTGGACGGCATTCATCTGTTGGATCCCGAGGTCGTGGCTCGGTTTAAGAAACGTTATCCAGACGGCGTCATCTCCAAACCCAAAAACATTCAGTCATCATAA